CTTTACTCAAAAATCATTTAACACTGACTAATAACATATTACATGCATAATAAAAgaagttaatatatttagttactaTGCCGTCCAAAAGGTTAGATtcaggtgtttttgttttctttttttgataaTACATGAAGACTAATAGTTTCAACTTCTATTTTTATTTGCTCAGAGTGAAAGTGAAGCTATATTACAGCTATCAGTGCCTCTAGAAGAGGGATTTGTTCACACGCAAGAAGAACAAAATACTCTGGAATCTATAGAGGATAAACTTAAGTGTTTACGACAAAATGATTATCAGAAAACAGAAGAAAAGGTATGTTTACCTGTttccttttatattattttaatacatattgtaCCACTCTTACAGCCATTAAGTAGTTTGAGAAGTAACATTTTATCATATGTGGAGGTAGTTGTTGAGTGTACTCTGCATTTAGATGTATTTAACTCtcattttgttatgtattttatcTGCACTAATGAAATTGAAAAGGGGCAagttatttagttatgtttatctTATAGTGACAAAGTTTTGTGTAGAGATGCATAATGTGTGTATCTCAGTTGCataaaaatagtttcattaaGCAAAGTAAGTGAAACTGACCTTACGcacttatatatttgtataacaaaCAACTAAACATAAGCTTACCAACAGCACAGTAGTTTATAGCACACTCAGAATAACTGAAGAAATTTAAGATTTGACAAATATTTGCAAGTAATATAAAATTTCCAATGCATGTTTCTTTAGTTCAACAGTGCACAGGATAGGTTGCAGGAGCAAGATCTACATCACAGGATGAACAGTATCAATGTTGAACTAGAAAAGCTGAATGGTAATTCtaaagtaagtaaataaaattattgtgctGTAACCATTTTGAAAGAAACttacatttaatttatgtttgcaggtaaaaattaaaacttggaGCATTTATTTGTGGGTTGTCATGAGATGTACAGTTGAACAACCTACTTAGACTATCATTTACATGAATACATAAACTGTACTTAAATTTAATAGCTTATTTTTGGGTAATTAAAGATACACATTCTTTGGtatattgtttaggcagagtatttttaatgaaactaagTTAAATGAATAGCAAGTGTGGAGGACAatgttttcaaagtgtttttgCCTTTtatcttcaggtcagtgtgtgtatGTCTAGTTTTGTCTGTCTTTATAGTattctggtggattgtggagagtgtGTTATGACTGGTTGGTTTATCCTGTAGATTCAGCCAGTAGTAATCATGGGTTACTCACCTCTTACAAGGCATTAAGATCCATTCTGGTGAAAACAGACACCAATGAGAAATGCAAAAACgtcatttatgaaaatatatgttcCCGTAATACCACATTGGATACCGAGGAAGAAGACTCAAGACAAAACaagacataaaaacaaaatttagccATTGCAGAACACGCCATGTCAACTAGAGATAAAATAAACCAAGAAGAAAGTAAaatcatcgacacagacaaatATTTGAAGGCAAGAAAATTTAGAGTTATTTTACATTAACACAATGAAACTTtaactaaacagagattccaaTATGGTGCTTCCCTCTTTCCACAAGATTGGATATTCTCACTCagtactgccctctatatgcaactttttttcttaatgcaggccacaagccttctgctttCTTCTGTTGGAATTGAATGATTCCAGCATCTCTCTCACAAATCATCATGCTTTACTTCTCCATCAAATAGGAGCATAACACACGTGATGCATGTAACTCGCTTTACTTCTCTATCAAATAGGAGCATAACACACGTGATGCATGTAACTCTACATTTATATACCTTTACCAAACTGTCATTTCTCGCTTGGCAGTGCTTGGTCTCAGACGTGTTCCGTTTTCTACATCTAAAATTTTGCTTTCTTCATCACAGTATTTATGAAGTGGTcttcatttatttcacttttaggTTCTCTTAAGACTGTATCTTCACTTTAATCCCAGTTTAATGCTGTTGCAGTGTTGTTTATACTTTTGATTATAGATTGAATTTTCTTCATTATGAATTCAGAAATTCATGTTACCACTTTAGGATTCACAACTGTGACTAGTGTTATGTTTAATATCTTAGGCATTGGCAATCCAGTGGAGGATTACTCCATATTTATTCACCACAGGATTGAACATTATATTGTTCATCCTCTGTCTGTGTATCTCATCCCACTTCCAGAAAAAAACCAACTGATCAGATTGATGAGGAGTTGGATTGCTTATTTTCCATTTCTTTGGATTTGTGGATGATGGCACCAGTGCTCATCCCCATGTCCCTATAAGACAACAGGCTCAACTGCATATTTTGTTCATTCATCAAGGGACAGTTATTAATTTTGCTCCCTTCCTTTTGGACTTGCATCTACTCCTTATAATTCTGCCAGGTGGACAGAGCTTTTCTCACCATATTCATGCTATAGGGTTGTGCTTCCACCATTATGTGGATAATTGGCTTCTTTTAGCCAAACTGGAGATGGTTAGCTATAGTCATTACCTCTTTTTAGTGGCTGTTCGAGTGGGGTCATTAATCAAATGGGAAAAGGCCGTTCTCTAGCCTATTCAACATCTTGTCTACTTGGGTGTCTTTTTTGAGACTTCTCTCAGTGGTGTCCAATCTTCTTCTCTACAACTTTTTTCCAATGAACTGTTAGTTTGTCACACCCTTTCACATTCCTCATATTTTGCTTGTGAGGATTCTATTGCTTTTGGGAATTTGGTCTTTAATGATGTCACTAACTCCTCTCAGTGGTGCTCATATGTAATTCATTCAATAGGCTCTTCACAATCAGTGGTATCTTGCTCAGACTCCTTTTTCAGATCTTGTCACCCTTCCTCTTACCCTAGTGGATGATCTGCATTTGTGGTTAGATAAGACTGGTATATTGGCAGGCATCCCTCTTCCTCATTTTCATTTGAATTTCCATCTTTCTCAGACACGTCCATTCAGGGCTAGGGTGATTGGGTCAATCATCAGGAGGCTTTGTGGTATTGTTCTGTAGACAAAAGGTCTTTGCATATCAATGTTCTCAAGCTTCTCCCAGTCCATTAGGTTTTGAGTCACTTCCTTCCTCTTGCTATACATTGCCTGGCAATCATTCATTCTTATAATTCTATTGTAGTAACACATATCAATCACCAGGTCAAGATCTCTGTTTTTGAATGCTGACTATTATATTGGGTACACATGCACAACAATCATCACTTTGTGTCACATTCCGAGTAGTACTTTCAATCTAGTAGCAGTTGCGTTCGGCTTTTTATTTGATTGGCTTATTCCTCCTGGAATTTGTTCCATGTGTCTTTTCGTTAGACTCAAAAGCTCATCTTTTCCCTCACATCTTGTCCTCATCAACCATTGAAGGCAATCCTACTGTTGGGTATGTGGACTACACTTAATATGTTTGTCTCCCATTATTGATATCATATAATAATATCATATATATCATGATATATGGTTTCTTCTTCCACCTGTGGCCATTCCTCAGGTTTTAGTACAAATTTGACTGAGTATGTTTATATTCAACTTTCTTTTCCTTTCATAGGTGCTTGCTTCATTTACTCAATACACGAATTTTGTTCTGTGATGAATGGTGCCTGACCAGATATTCTTCAAATAGCAGTCTGCACTGTACAGCTGTGTTGTCTCACTCTTTATCTTCCATGGCTCTGTAATGCTAAATGCTGAGTTGGGGTGTTCCATAAGATCCTTGTAGGTGAATAACCTCATGATATCATTTCTTGATAAACTTACCCATTCCAGACCATAACACCTGTGGATTGTGTGGGTGAAGCAGAAGGGTACAGCTGCCCATCCTTGCCTTgctttgtattgaataaattgatGTGGTCTTCTTTTCAAAATAGGCATTCTTTGACTTGAAATCAGCACTCTACAGTCACATTGACTTGCACTTTATCTTCCATGGCTTCATAATGTTTGatgttgagatggggtgttctaCAGTATCACTTGTAGATGAATAACTTCATGATGTTGTTGCTTCATAATGTGTCTGTCCAGATCATACAGTGGGTAAAGCAGAAGGTGTTAGCTGCCCATCACTGTCATACATTGTACTGAATAAATACTTATGGTCTGCTTTTCAGCATAAGGTTTCAATGTGATGACATTCCTCCACTCTCCACAGCATTTTCTCCCCCTTACTTCAAGTGGAGTACAGGAGTCCTTACCCCTTTCAAGTCCCAAGCTGCTGGGGTAGTTGACCATGGAGGCACCATCTTTAATGGGTTCCACACAAAGATGACAAAAACCATTCAGAGCTGAGTATAGTGGTGGTATTCTGTGAGTGTAGATGATATGCTATCCTCCAATATGCAATATACACTCACAAAAAAAGTGAAACACAAAATTGCAGTTAACTCCTTCAACTGGGAGCCCTCATCCTACATCCATGTGGATGTTTGTACTCTGTAGCTATGTTCTGAATTTAGAGTAAAACCAATCATCATGAGTTTTCACATgcttattattgtttatattctttCTTCAATCATAATTCTTTTGTGTTGTGAGTCACAGTGGAAGTAAGGGGGCTTGTTCTGGTTCTTTCCCATTTGCTGTCCCTCATTGTATCTTATTATGAAGATGTTATTGCTTTTCAGGTGGTTCCAGTCAGTTCCGCTGTTGGGAAATTTTATGTATGATGTAGACATTCTTTCAATACTGGATGTTGGGTCCTTGGATCCATAGGTCAAAACTAACATGTCATGTTCAGGAGTCAGAGTAGTTCTAGATTCTCCCTGGTCTCTTGGatttgaggtgaagatggtatgatcttCATCCTATCCCCACGTGAATGTCGATTCTCAATGGCATAGATTTTGGATGTAATTGACTTACTAAACACAGCCTGTCTCACACTTGTCACTCTACACTAGGAACACATCTGTTGTTTTACCTACTTCTTTACATTGTGAAATTAAGTTACATATGCCATACACCTATTTTGGTGGTTAAGATCACAGTTATCTCCCACTTGAATGTGCTTCTCTCTTTTTCCACTGCATGTTTCAAGAATGGGCAAAGAGAACACCTGATTCAAAAGCATTGAGGTTCCCCTCCTCAGATCTTTGGGTGCTTGTGGGGGAACTTCCATCATTCTTTCACACTGGTGTTATCAATGTGTTATATAGCTTATCATATGAGTGGAGGGAAGTATTGTGTTGAAAgttattttcctacactgaaaatgtatttttgataggtacTTCCCACCTTTCCCCTTCAATTTCTTTCAGTGCTTTCATCTTCTGcaaaattttgaagtaatagttCAGCAGAGGCATATACACatagtcacatgcatcatgtaTGTCATGCTCCTGTATGTAGTGTGAGGACCTCTGAGGgaatgttctgttctttcaattcacctcctctgggatctaaacatccacccacgtgtttgccatgcatgatgatctgtgaagggaaggagaggatcctggtggttgatgggtccaaccttaacacaccacattggccttgaattcctgtagatgggcaccCTCAGGGTGGCCCCTTGGGtcattcggctggtccacttgggctagagtcaaacaagtaccaatgttggatgttttcaacaagtATTTTTGGCATTgtatctaatgctggtgtttgggtatagagctcacgaaaccctggagttgctgcagtgtccttgtttggcattgtagtgtgtccccttgtagggctccatggtgggtggggtcaatgggcactgaaatattcctttctttattatagatcctccaaataaaaatttaaataaaatagtgaaaaacagtccatagataAACGACCATATCTTGAAgaaagattctgagcagcaatctccAACATCTGttacacctgtacctcattttcttatactacattctctttcagacaaacctccAAGGTAAATGTAttccttttttcattcagaagggactagagggacttgctggctctccaaagtcagtaaagaagcttcaatctggtgacatattggtggaaacatctacatctcaacaGTGCATTCAAAGGTAATTGGGGATATAACTATTGAGGTTGTGggtcatgctactttgaattcatcatgaggagttattattgagaggtATTTGAAGACCATCCTCAAGCCAGAgtttctcgctggtttctccagctgagagtttctgcagtgaggtgtatctccactagcaaagatggaattataatgcTGACCACTgtcttcattctgacatttacattacTGTGTCCACTTGCCatcatcaaagcaggttatcttaattgcaaggtatggccatacattccaaatcctctcagatgtttccagtgtcagtggttcgtTCACGCAAAGATGTTGTGTCGTGGTCCCATGACGTGCTTgttgaggtggcaaggaccatgatgcctttGAATGTAAAACGGATCCTCATTgtatcaattgcaatggctcttacccatcctactttcattcttgctctaaatggttggaagaaaaatagGTGCAGCATTTggaaatgattcataacattacttatcctgaggcttgaaagttgctgtccaccacttcatcttggacatatgctgctgcatttcattccactactacagtggaagtgcagacagatctctctgtgcctccaaaagaatcattctcaaaacaaatgaaagtcttttgatctccatggttaaaaaaaagttgttaaattcacttcaacacccatctctgtcccttacatgcATTACAACAAATCCaaagatccactttctttggttctggGTTCAgacatttccttggatacattttctcccactccaagatgcaaaacaatcattcgttcctgtcctcagtcactggaatcctcttccaacagcaaagacatGGCCAATTGAACTagggcaagatccatggaggtcagtAGACcttcgaataaagacagtaaagaaaaaaagatgtagttgtaaacagaagggttctccacccaatttgtcTACACATAACTAAAAATTGCCACCATGATTGATAAAATGGAACtatcgaggtttatgttctaatctggacaATATGAAAACACTGATTACTTCCGACCATcttgtgtctttccttacaggaaacatttttgaaatctACCAGTAGTCACCTTttggtagttttctttgtacagaaatggcaggctgtgtgatggacgagtgcatggatgggtggcattgttggttgatcagcatgtccCCAACCAGTCTTTGCTACTCTCCACACCCTTGTAGGCCATAACATCCATGTGtttttgggtcataccatcactctttgttctctctacctattgcctggagagacatatgatcaatcagaccttgatgctctcattgaacagttgctctctgatcacaatctttctcttttcagtactggttcttctacttattttcatgcacctagtcagtcctttactgctattgttCTCTCAATTTACTCCCCTTCACTACTCTCTAAttttcatgaagggttgacaataatctacgaggtagtgatcattttcctataattttcaAAGAGACTGGCCGTAGTCGATGCCACCCTGCCACCTGCATGCCCCAATGGAtgctggatcatgcaaactggtCCTCTTTTGCTGCTCTCACAGAATTTGATCCtgtcatcatctgtaagccataaatagacgactgtgtggcagcagtaactgactgtattatacaagctgctGCTCAATGCATTCCTAAATCTTCAACACGTTTTCCAGTATAtactcatccatggtggaatcctgcctgccacatggcacagtaggctcaaaaatgggcctgagaTAATTTACGTacatatcccacactctcaaaccacatcactttccagcaaGCCTGTGCACAtactcggtgggtaagacgtcaaagccagaaagaatcttggattaagttcacaaccagcatatcttctaccaccagttccaaagtcatatgggacgagatttgaaaagtcagtgggcaatataattctgtccctctctcgatcttgctctctgatggccaggaagtagctgatacctggagcattgctgatactctaggtgaaagcttttgccaaatatctagcacttctgcttcttcctccaccttcttagccatcaagactcaagcaaagcaatcacctctttcctttcaagttaATTGTCTCTATCACTATAATCTTCCCTTTACACCGGTGGAACTTatactggcccttcatcggtctggcagtacatcagttggacctgatgatatacactataaaATGCTGCACCATCCATCTCCTGCTTctgttgctattcttctgattgtttttaactggatctggcaggagaatgtttttcctgatgtctggcaccaggctattgttctacatttctctaagcctgagtaggatcccaagatttcttcaaactaccgttcagttgctttgacgagctgtctctgtaagaccttagagaggatagttaatgctcatcttgtttggttccttgaatcaaacaacctcctctcactcacccagtgtgggttctaacAACAGTGCTCTACTGTGGACCATCTGATTCTTCTTGAAATGTtaatcaaagaagcctttctcaaatgacaacatcttgtatcagtattcctTGACATTGAGAAAGGCTTATGATAGAACATGGAAGTATGGCACTTTCTGAGACCTTCATATACATGGATTAcatggccatttgctcattttttaatgaacaggagattctaagttcgtgtgggtttgaacACTTTTCCACAGGAgtttggagttcctcagggctgtgttttgagtgtcacatttttcagtataaagattaatgttatCACTGAATAACTCCCTTTTACTGTTGCAAGCGGGCTCTGTGTCAAGAACTTTCACGTCTTGtatcagtcatcgaacatgaggtatattgagctgcagctacagactgccctcaatcatttaatgaagtggaccacagcaaacggctttaacttctctctctccaaaaccattctcatgcacttttgctgctaaTAGGGTATTCATCCTGCTCTTGAAGTCcgtgttggtgaagttgtgctgcatGTAATTcgtgagacaaagttcttggggcttatctttgacctaaGCTGACCtgtataccacacatcaagcagctacgggtcaaatgtacaagagcactgaacattctctgtgttctctctttcaccacttggggagcagatcaatgttctgtgctaaagaaatatcatgctcttattcgatcaaaactcgattatggatcactggtctctggctctgccagaaccttgaccttgaagatgctggaccctattcatcatcaaggactttaggtctgcactggagctttctgcacttccccagttcagaacttatacatagtctcatgaaccttctctgcatctctgctgtttgcaactatctttactatatgcttctgtaactgatgcaccaatgtgtattccatgtaacactcagatcactataagccacatttaaCTTTCTTGCCTTacaactctcaatgatggcaccattttaaacatgttctgtcccagggtttgtccataatgttagaccatattattggtgatggtaatGCTGTcaaccttggaaatgtttttagttttttaaaggccatttatcGTTTTAATggcatttaagtttttttttaatttatacattatatttttttaatgtgattcccttttaagaatcacagtccatctagtttgatttgaaattagaaaatgactgtaacatcaaataactcgaaaccaggactggaaaggccaacttcaggtgactaacgctgctgtttgaactacccgttagtcatcctggcaagttattattaaaattttgctataagtctttcaaaacttttattactttttaaaaatggccataacatcaaacaactcggaaccaggactgcaaaggccaacttcaggtgactgatggtggtttttgtacttacctgtttgtcttcctggcaagttatgataattacacttatgctacagaaagtcctttacaacttgtattacagtAGTTTTTTTTCCTTAACATTGTAgattagatgtaaaaattggttttaatgctattatgttgttttttaactctgttttgt
This genomic window from Tachypleus tridentatus isolate NWPU-2018 chromosome 10, ASM421037v1, whole genome shotgun sequence contains:
- the LOC143228394 gene encoding uncharacterized protein LOC143228394; its protein translation is MGSTPWPPIYRNSRPKQSVRVGPLNHQDHLPPFTSHHAQRKKITVERVKLEKHKEQHLETNFIKRNFELVRDACGFFSSTIQENQRLDQLLQDWTAEDLRDCSESEAILQLSVPLEEGFVHTQEEQNTLESIEDKLKCLRQNDYQKTEEKFNSAQDRLQEQDLHHRMNSINVELEKLNGNSKYSGGLWRVCYDWLVYPVDSASSNHGLLTSYKALRSILVKTDTNEKCKNVIYENICSRNTTLDTEEEDSRQNKT